TTGCTGCATCCGTCACGCGCAACCCATTTTTAAATTGAGGTTCAATTCCCAGTTTTCCCAACCAACTGTTAATTTCCGGGCCACCTCCATGAACCACCACCACTCGAATTCCGACAAAGGAAAGTAAGACAATATCTTGCATCACCTTATCTTTGAGGGTACTGTCCTTCATCGCAGCCCCACCATATTTCACTACAATAGTACGATTGGAAAACTTTTGAATATAGGGGAGCGCTTCACTAAGGACTTTAGCGCGAATCGCCGTTTCGGTTTTGTCGAAGTCGCTATATTTAAGCATAGAAATTTCCTGAGCACGTTTAGAGACGGATTCATTAGGGTTTTGGTTAATTAGGTCAAGATCTCACCGAACCCGCCCCTAAGATTTTAGTTGATTTGAGGGTTCCATAAATGCCCACCAACGACTAAGCGGCAAATAGATGACAGGAGCCCACAAACTGCTCAGAATGGCCGTTGACAGTGCCACCCGTTGTTGATGCAGCCACAGTTGTTCCAAATTAGAATAACCAAAGGCACTAAATTGTAAACCTCGAATCGTTTCTACGATAACAGCCATGCCAAAAACAATCAAAGCAACAGAAATAAAATCCTCCTGAATTTTTTTGATAATCCGTCTGTAAATCACAACGGTTAAAACGGCAACAGCAATAAAAGGAAGGATATGGGAAGGTTGAACGCGGGTTAATCCATCTAAAATTAATCCACAGCTTAAACCTCCAATAACGGCTTCGAGTAAAGTTCGTTTAATACTCCAAGCCACCAGCCAAATTAACACCCAGTTTGGAGTAATCCCAAACAATTCTAAGCCAGGGATACGAACCAAAGATAACCACATACAAACCATTAAGGAAATAATGGTAACAGTCCAATTTAAAACTTGATTCGGTTTAAAAAACATGAATATAGCAATCCTATTTGAGTTGTATCCAAAATTTCGGTTCAAAAGGGAACAGGGAACAGGGAACAGGCAACAGGCAACAGGGATAATACTTTTGGCTGTTTCATATCAGTTTTAAATTATTACAACCTCCGTCTCGAAGGCGCGGATTGCTATATTTAGGGAATTAATTCATTAAAAATCACTATTTTTTGAATGATACAGGAGTTTTAGGAATAAATTAACGTGAATAGC
The sequence above is a segment of the Planktothrix tepida PCC 9214 genome. Coding sequences within it:
- the mreD gene encoding rod shape-determining protein MreD, whose amino-acid sequence is MFFKPNQVLNWTVTIISLMVCMWLSLVRIPGLELFGITPNWVLIWLVAWSIKRTLLEAVIGGLSCGLILDGLTRVQPSHILPFIAVAVLTVVIYRRIIKKIQEDFISVALIVFGMAVIVETIRGLQFSAFGYSNLEQLWLHQQRVALSTAILSSLWAPVIYLPLSRWWAFMEPSNQLKS